The DNA segment GTGTCTCCTTTAGGGATAAATTGATACGTTTTTGAAGGTCCTAGATTATTTGTTAGTTTCACTTTAACAATGAAATTTTCTGTATCTGACGCTGCATAGACAGGGGTAGAAAAATTGAATATATGTAATATTGTAAATATTAACGTTATGGATAAAATCCATTTTAGTAGTAAATTAGACATTATTCTACATCCTTTGTTTTTATTTAATTATATAAGAGAAAAAGCTATTTTTCTATCAATTTTCTATAAATGAATCTATCTACCTTAGCAACTAGTTAATTTCAATAATAATTAAATAATACGTGTATAAAGTCCTGTATACTTCACAGAGAAAAGCCTACTAAATTTGCATTTAGTAGGCTTTTTATCTACTTATTATTTAAAACGGTTATAGCTTGTGAATTTATCTTTCCAGTAATAATCGGTCACTTTGTTAATTTGAACTCGATCTCCACCAGCATGAATAAATGATCCATTTCCAATATATATGCCCATATGTGAGATGCCTGCTTTATACGTATTTGAGAAGAATACTAAATCACCTGGTTGTGGAGATGATACTTTATTTGTCATGCTATAGTACCCTGATGTATTAGTCCGAGCCAATTTAATACCCGCTGCATTGTGTACATAATAGATATATCCCGAACAATCAAAGCCGGATGGAGTTGTACCACCGAATACATATTTTGTACCTAAGTATTGTTTGGCTTTTTCAACTAGTTTTTCTCCACTGCTTTGTTTTGGCGCTGGTGGTGGTGTTGGTTTTGAAACTGGAGCTACGACTGGCTTTGTTGCGCCTAATGCGTAAGTAGATACAGCTTCTTTTCCACCAACAACTTTAAGTGATTTCATTTTTTTCTCTTCAATAACTTTTTCTGTTGGGACAGGTAATTTGTCTTTCCCTACTAAAAGAACAGGTACTCCTTGTTTTGCTGCGTACACAGATCCAGTTAATGCATCTGCATAACTTACTCCTGAAGCGACTAAAGGTGTAGTGTCTGTTGCAGGGTAAAATTTGTCTACAACGGCCTTAACTGTGTCATAACGACTTTTTCCTGCAATACGAATTGCACTAGTTTGTTTTAATTTCTTAAATACTGTGTCGTTTATTGCAAGTGATCCACCAACTACAATATAATTTGAATATTTTTGCTCAAAACGAATGTCTGATGCAGTTGTTAATAATATTGGCATTCCTTTTTGAGCTGCGTAAGCTGCAATCGCTAAGCTATCAGGAAAAGATGATCCGTTTACAACAACTGCCGTTGAACCGCCTACTTGTTTCGCGATTTTTTCAGCTGTTTCAAAACGACTTTGACCTGCAATACGTTCAACATTAGGTGTAACTGAATTTAATTTAGATTCTACTGCAGCTGAAATTGTACCAGTTCCGCCAAGAATGATAGTTTTTTTCGCGCCTAATCGCTTCATTTCGGTAATCACATCTGCAGCTACCGATGACTTTTTCACTAAAAGAATTGGTGCATTTAATTTTTTAGCAAGTGGTGCACCAGCTAATGCATCTGGAAAGTTTTCGCCTGAAGCAATGATGACGGTTTGTGAACTGCCATTTGCCCAACCTTTTTTAGAAACTTCAATAGCTGTATGATATCTACTTTCACCCGAAATACGTGTGAAATCTCTAATTGTTTCTCCATTGGCTTGAACTTCACTATTTGCAGCAACAAAAGTAAAGGTAGCTGCTAATACTATTGAACCTAGTATTTTACGAATTTTCATATGTATCTATAAACCCCTTTAATATTCTAATATTTAACTAATTTGATTCTATCATTCAATATGTTCTCTAAACATTACAGTTTCATGACATATTGTAACAAACATGTATCAAAAAAAGCGAAGTGCATATGCACTTCGCCTTTTTTCAACATTTAAATGTCTTATTTTTATTGTTAGTTGTTTTTATAGCGAACAAAATTTAATAAGGGACGATAATTTTTTCCTGCCAGACCAATTAGTTCCACAACTATTTCAATTGCCACGAACATCAATGAAATGATCAGGATTCCTCCCCAAACCGTTGCTTGAGAAAAGAGAATTCCCGCTCCACCGAACATAGCCGCCATCGCATAGATTAACAAAACTGCTTGTCGATGTGAAAATCCGGAATTTAGTAAACAATGATGCAAATGTGATTTATCAGGTGCCGATAGTTTCTGTTTCGTTCGTAGTCGACGAATGATAGCAAAGAATGTATCAGATATGGGTACACCCATAATGATAATGGGAATGGCTAGTGAGATAAATGTAATACCCTTAAAGCCTAGAAGTGACAATACACCAATCATGAACCCTAGAAATAATGCACCTGTGTCACCCATGAAAATCTTGGCAGGGTAAAAATTATAAAACAAAAATCCAAATGTACTTACAGCCAGCATCATGGACATGGCCAAAACGAACATATCTCCCATAATAAACGCCATAATAGACAAAGTAAGCAAACCAATAGTTGAGACGCCAGCTGCTAGACCATCTAATCCGTCAATTAAATTAACTGCATTAGTAATACCGACAATCCAAAGAATAGTTAAAAAGGAGCTTAAAAACCCAAAATCTAACACTCCACCGAATGGTAAGTTAATAAATCCAATTTCGATATCCCCCAAAAACACAACAATTCCTGCGGCAATTAATTGTCCGCCTAATTTAATAATAGGTCGTATATCGTACAAATCATCCAAAACGCCTGTGATCACAATGATAAATGCGCCGATGATAATATAAATAGCATCCGGTGATGCGGGTTGATAGATAAAATAACCTATAATAAAAGCTAAAAAGATAGCTAAACCGCCAAGTCTTGGCATAATTCGCACATGAACTTTGCGATGATTCGGTTGGTCAACTGCGCCAATTTTAATTGCGAATTTTTTTATTAATGGTGTAATTACTAATGACGCGATAAATACACCTATTAGTGTAGCCAAAAACATGATTCTACCTCCTTGCATATATCGTGCACTTACTCGCCGATTATATCCACATTATTATAGCATGTAAATGTTAACTTCTAAGACGAATTCTTTCTACTATACTTAACAGTACCCGATTTTAACAATTGTAACCATTCTATAAGACGTTACTTCTATCTATTTAGTTTCACTTATCATCATTTCATAAGATTGATAGAGAGAATTTTGTAATTGTTCGTTTGAGAAGTTTGCTTTCGCATGCACATTTAATAAATCACCCATCTGTTGTAACGAATTATTGGCTTTTGCTGCTATCGATT comes from the Paenisporosarcina antarctica genome and includes:
- a CDS encoding cell wall-binding repeat-containing protein, producing the protein MKIRKILGSIVLAATFTFVAANSEVQANGETIRDFTRISGESRYHTAIEVSKKGWANGSSQTVIIASGENFPDALAGAPLAKKLNAPILLVKKSSVAADVITEMKRLGAKKTIILGGTGTISAAVESKLNSVTPNVERIAGQSRFETAEKIAKQVGGSTAVVVNGSSFPDSLAIAAYAAQKGMPILLTTASDIRFEQKYSNYIVVGGSLAINDTVFKKLKQTSAIRIAGKSRYDTVKAVVDKFYPATDTTPLVASGVSYADALTGSVYAAKQGVPVLLVGKDKLPVPTEKVIEEKKMKSLKVVGGKEAVSTYALGATKPVVAPVSKPTPPPAPKQSSGEKLVEKAKQYLGTKYVFGGTTPSGFDCSGYIYYVHNAAGIKLARTNTSGYYSMTNKVSSPQPGDLVFFSNTYKAGISHMGIYIGNGSFIHAGGDRVQINKVTDYYWKDKFTSYNRFK
- a CDS encoding glycosyltransferase family 4 protein, which produces MFLATLIGVFIASLVITPLIKKFAIKIGAVDQPNHRKVHVRIMPRLGGLAIFLAFIIGYFIYQPASPDAIYIIIGAFIIVITGVLDDLYDIRPIIKLGGQLIAAGIVVFLGDIEIGFINLPFGGVLDFGFLSSFLTILWIVGITNAVNLIDGLDGLAAGVSTIGLLTLSIMAFIMGDMFVLAMSMMLAVSTFGFLFYNFYPAKIFMGDTGALFLGFMIGVLSLLGFKGITFISLAIPIIIMGVPISDTFFAIIRRLRTKQKLSAPDKSHLHHCLLNSGFSHRQAVLLIYAMAAMFGGAGILFSQATVWGGILIISLMFVAIEIVVELIGLAGKNYRPLLNFVRYKNN